Below is a window of Impatiens glandulifera chromosome 2, dImpGla2.1, whole genome shotgun sequence DNA.
AAGCAAACTTAAAAGAAAGAATTTAGGAAAGGCATCAGAAAACCTCCTTTTCTATCCAACTACATGCATAAATCAGTCCGGCATCACATTTCTCTTTCTCAGAGAAAAGAGGTCGATCAAACATGGCGCTCCCACTTGTTCTATCTATTCTGCTAATCCTCGTTTGGCCAGGTTTGTATTcttcatttataaatatctCTGGATGATCAAACATACCCTAATTTCATTTCTACTATGGTCATGCATGCAGGGTCTCATTTCGCTAAAGGCTCAAGAACATTTACAATCAGTAACGGATGCAAGGAAACCATCTGGCCCGCCATAACTCCCAGTGACACCTTTAGCGGCGGAGGATTCATGTTAAAACCGGGAGAGTCAAGGGTTTTCACAGCCTCCGTCGGTTGGTCAGGCCGAATCTGGGGCAGAACAGGCTGCAATTTCGACAAAAACGGCATAGGTAAATGCCAAACCGGGGCATGCGGAAACAAACTAAAATGCACCGCCTCAGGCGAACCGCCAGCCACTCTCGCTGAAGTTACCCTCGCCTCCCCCGATTTTTACGATATCAGTCTGGTCGACGGGTTCAATGTTCCCATGTCCATCCAGCCCATCCATGGAAAAGCCGGCAACTGCAGCACCGGCGGTTGCGATAGCGATCTCAGACTCAATTGCCCATCTGAATTGTCAGTTAAGGTTGATGGAAAGACGGTGTCTTGTCGGAGCGCATGCGATGTTTTTAACACAGACGAGTATTGTTGTAGGGGCGTTCATGGAAACCCATCCACTTGTGAGCCAAGTTATTACTCTAAGTTGTTTAAAGGGGCATGCCCGACCGCTTATAGTTATGCCTACGATGACCCGACTAGCATTTTAACTTGTTCCGGGTCGGACTATATCGTATCATTTTGTACACCCAGGTTTGTTTTCTAcaagtttattaaaaattaaatattctaatttaaaaatgttgatgGTCATGATCAATTTATCACATTTTAGGAAACAAAAGCAGTGCACGTATCACAACAATAAGCTTGCCTGCAGCGGATCAAAGGATTTAAAGCCGTTGATTAAGATGTGGTGGGCTATGATGGTTTCATTGCCGTTGATGATCATGATGACTTAGAAGAaactcttcatctttttttctatttcataTTCACAGTGTAAATATGGTGGTGGATTGgagtatttaatttatgaataattcattaaacttctttgttattgtatattattgggattccaataattaaaataaatgaatagttCATTATAGAGAATTGGAAAAGGAAGATTCCttaatcaaaatcatttcaatttataaaagatTGCGTAACTTTAATTTGCATATTTACTAATACtcaataaattaaacttttgattaccaatcaaatttaaattaaaaacctTCTCTCTATCTTTGCTAATGTCTAATTTCATATTCCAATCTCTATTGAAGAAGCAAGAATCCTTGGAGTTCATTCCTTTTGAGATCAACGTTGCTTCTGCTGAAGGTTTGCCAAAACCGAAACAAAATGTGTATGCGTTGGTTTCAATTAACGGCATAAGGAGAAGAACTCGGGTCCATAAAGAGCGAACGAAGAATCCACATTGGGACTTTAAAGATTTGTGCTTGATAGAGAGGTCGGATATTGAATGTGGGGTGTTGATGATCGAGGTGTACAACAAGAGGTTTTTCCAATCGGATAAATACATTTGTAAGTTTCAAGTGACCTTGGACAGCCTATTGCGTAAGGCAGAAGAGGGTAAAACCGATAAGGTATTTGATGCATTGGAGAGCATTGATTATGGGAAATCGCCTCTGGTCAAATTGAATGTTTCTTATACTTTTGGGGGCATAGAAGCTCCTAATAATGGGTGGGTTTGTGCTCCTAAACATTGTTTTGCCATAGATAAGTGTAACATCAAAATATGTTCCATTTGTTAGATCGACATAAATCTTGATAAATTATGTTCATGCAATTTGTATGTCTCTTTATTAGAGAAAAAAGAGAGGAAAAGATGtcattgttatatatttttttaaaagaatacatatttcATTAGTGAATTAAATCAACAATCTGTAGGAATCATCAAAAGATAAATTCTTGTTGTCATTGAGTTGTTGAAGAAGTTTGAATACATGCAAAAGGATAAAGATCATAAAACAAGTGTCCAGAATCATcgtttatcaataatattgtACATAAAGTTAGTTGAACACTTAATTATTGTTTAagaataatgtttaaaattagttGAGCATAAAATTACTCACAAATTAAAATCTTTTCTTTTAATCAAGTAGTATACTAGTATTGCACATCAAATTCCTTTTAATGAAATATggaaatcaatcaaatatttttttttcagctAACAGCTATTGTTTTTACTTTAGGGTTTGCTTTGTTTATAACCAATTATCACTAAAGGAAACTACTAGTGTAAAATATCAACTAGCAGACACTAGTTAATGAAATGGAATAGAATCAAGATTGATGAAGCCTTTGGTTGTATTGGGCAAATATACATAACTCCGGACAGCATATACCCTATAAAGTTAATAGAGATTCAAAATTGGTACATGAAAAGGTATAGGCTGTGAAACATAATATCCGGAGCTCTGTGTAGACTCAGTACATAGAGTCCAGACGAGTTAATTTTGTACGtgtagtttattatttatttttaacgtATGTAATAATTTAAGAATGAGTCCGCATAACAGGACATAAGTACGTTAATACGAATTTGAGCACGAGTTAGATCGACATGAATGAGTATGTGGACACGAGTTAGCACAACACAAATAGACTTGTAACacgtaaaatattaaattttcagtCGAACTCGACCTGGCACGACAAAAATGAAAGTGGGCATTGACACGTCATGACACGATTGAAGGTATAACACGACATTAACGCTTAATTTCTAATAGCCATAAATTATTTGCGCTCATCAATTGGGTAGAGGAAACCGGTCTATGTCATTGTTCGGTCATCGTTGAAATTTCTTTCTAATACCGAGTGAGACgagaaatcaaattaataataggCACAAAAagagtaatttaaaatttgtcaaTTTAGActaatttttgtcttttttttttagagttGCTCCTTAATTTTTACTCCTCGAAATTTCTGGGAAAAAAATTATTCCGTGTGTTCAAACTTATTT
It encodes the following:
- the LOC124926808 gene encoding pathogenesis-related thaumatin-like protein 3.5, translated to MALPLVLSILLILVWPGSHFAKGSRTFTISNGCKETIWPAITPSDTFSGGGFMLKPGESRVFTASVGWSGRIWGRTGCNFDKNGIGKCQTGACGNKLKCTASGEPPATLAEVTLASPDFYDISLVDGFNVPMSIQPIHGKAGNCSTGGCDSDLRLNCPSELSVKVDGKTVSCRSACDVFNTDEYCCRGVHGNPSTCEPSYYSKLFKGACPTAYSYAYDDPTSILTCSGSDYIVSFCTPRKQKQCTYHNNKLACSGSKDLKPLIKMWWAMMVSLPLMIMMT